A DNA window from Thermococcus sp. 4557 contains the following coding sequences:
- a CDS encoding DUF257 family protein, which yields MEQLEELFRVIDTVQPGESVLVKYHPSYAPEFLVLMLMEYGRKRNVPVIIDDNFDSLHVLQEHLRFWGIEEDFSNALVVKSGGRINVGNVIANVEFSSEPLVYIKKYKETMKKALAEINDSINIALGLERLFAFIHSPREYYLFITELQNMLGNTKRKAAYLMNTEVASTLEFNPLPELEYIASTVVEITPTPISAKVTFLKTPVRELLGREYEVSLEVMLDAFHGKGL from the coding sequence ATGGAGCAGCTCGAGGAGCTTTTCAGGGTAATCGACACGGTGCAGCCGGGGGAGAGCGTTCTCGTGAAGTACCATCCCTCCTACGCACCCGAGTTCCTCGTCCTTATGCTGATGGAGTACGGGAGGAAGAGGAACGTCCCGGTAATCATAGACGATAATTTTGATTCCCTTCACGTTCTTCAGGAGCACCTCAGGTTCTGGGGAATCGAGGAGGACTTCAGCAATGCACTCGTCGTGAAATCGGGCGGAAGGATAAACGTTGGAAACGTCATAGCCAACGTGGAGTTCAGCTCGGAGCCGCTTGTTTACATAAAAAAGTACAAAGAAACCATGAAAAAAGCACTCGCGGAAATTAACGACTCCATAAACATTGCCCTCGGCCTAGAAAGGCTCTTTGCCTTTATCCACAGCCCCAGGGAGTACTATCTGTTCATAACGGAGCTGCAGAACATGCTCGGGAACACGAAGAGAAAGGCGGCGTACCTGATGAACACGGAGGTGGCCTCAACCCTGGAGTTCAACCCCCTGCCTGAGCTGGAGTACATCGCGAGTACCGTTGTGGAGATAACCCCCACCCCGATCAGCGCAAAGGTAACCTTCCTAAAAACACCGGTAAGGGAACTCCTGGGGAGGGAGTACGAGGTGAGCCTGGAGGTGATGCTCGATGCTTTCCACGGAAAGGGTCTATGA
- the shyA gene encoding NAD(P)-dependent hydrogenase/sulfhydrogenase 2 subunit alpha, with the protein MIIELREFTRVEGNGKAEIVIENGEVKDVRLKIIEGPRFFELLTLGRHYYDVPDLEARICAICYLSHSVASVLGIERAFGVEVPEEIALIRELGLIGELLESHALHLYLLVAPDVFGYPDAIRMATKHGELVKEGLALKAFGNRIRVMVGGREIHGINVKPGGFGRYPTVEELERVEKESEALLRLARRAVRLFAQLDPYGAQARHFVATDGYLWGEKLVSDEEGAFHYTERIEERSLVYSFAKQSRYKGETFFVGALPRLLLKSEMLTPAAKRLFEEHREKLETGYVSYNNLAQAIELVYSLERANEIAKTLLDRGIEGENIPVEPREGEGIGYVEAPRGVLIHHYRIDASGKITYSNIITPTALNHAMMEASLLEEARKLYGEAEEQAMIGRLEETVRAFDPCISCSVHLVKL; encoded by the coding sequence ATGATAATTGAGCTCCGCGAGTTCACACGCGTTGAAGGCAACGGAAAGGCCGAGATAGTCATCGAGAACGGCGAGGTAAAGGACGTCAGGCTTAAGATCATCGAGGGGCCCAGATTCTTTGAGCTCCTGACCCTTGGAAGGCACTACTACGACGTTCCTGACCTTGAGGCCAGGATATGCGCCATCTGCTACCTCTCCCACAGCGTCGCCTCAGTCCTCGGGATAGAGCGGGCCTTCGGCGTTGAGGTTCCGGAGGAGATAGCACTGATCAGAGAGCTCGGACTCATAGGGGAACTGCTTGAGAGCCACGCACTGCACCTGTACCTCCTCGTTGCGCCGGACGTGTTCGGCTACCCCGACGCAATAAGGATGGCCACAAAGCACGGGGAGCTGGTGAAGGAGGGCCTCGCCCTGAAGGCCTTCGGCAACAGGATAAGGGTGATGGTAGGCGGCAGGGAGATACACGGAATAAACGTCAAGCCCGGCGGCTTCGGCAGGTATCCAACGGTGGAGGAGCTTGAGAGGGTGGAGAAGGAAAGCGAAGCCCTCCTCAGGCTGGCGAGGAGAGCTGTAAGACTCTTCGCCCAACTGGATCCATACGGCGCCCAGGCGAGGCACTTCGTCGCCACCGACGGCTACCTGTGGGGTGAAAAGCTGGTCTCTGACGAGGAAGGCGCCTTCCACTACACCGAGAGGATAGAGGAGCGCTCCCTCGTTTACAGCTTCGCCAAGCAGAGCCGCTACAAGGGCGAGACCTTCTTTGTCGGAGCGCTGCCGAGGTTGCTCCTCAAGTCAGAGATGCTCACACCTGCCGCCAAGAGGCTCTTCGAGGAGCACAGGGAAAAACTGGAGACCGGCTACGTCAGCTACAACAACCTGGCCCAGGCGATAGAGCTGGTCTATTCCCTCGAGAGGGCAAACGAGATAGCGAAGACGCTCCTCGATAGGGGCATCGAAGGGGAGAACATCCCGGTTGAGCCCAGGGAGGGCGAGGGGATAGGCTACGTCGAGGCCCCGAGGGGTGTTCTGATACACCACTACAGGATAGACGCCAGCGGCAAGATAACTTACTCCAACATAATAACCCCAACAGCGCTGAACCACGCGATGATGGAGGCCAGCCTGCTGGAGGAGGCAAGGAAACTGTACGGCGAGGCCGAGGAACAGGCAATGATAGGAAGGCTTGAGGAGACCGTCAGGGCGTTCGACCCATGCATCTCCTGCTCCGTGCACCTGGTGAAGCTCTGA